The sequence below is a genomic window from Thalassobaculum sp. OXR-137.
ACGCGCCGGCGACGACGGTCTCCGAGCTGCGCGACGCCTCGGCGGCGTTCTACAGCATGGTGAGGGCGCTGCGCTGGTTCGAGCTGTACGTGCCGCGCCGGCTGGTCAAGCGGCTGATGGACGCGCCCCAGACCGACGGCTATCCGACCCGCAGCCGCGAGGTCACCGTGATGTTCACCGACATCACGGGCTTCACCGAGCTGTCGGACGGCAAGGATGCCCGCGAGATCTCCGAGCTTCTGAACGCCCATTTCTCGCTGATAGCCCGCTGCGTGGAGGCCGAGGACGGCACGATCGACAAATATATCGGCGACAGCGTCATGGCGTTCTGGGGCGCGCCGAGCCGGCAGGAGGACCACGCCGCCCGCGCGATCCGGGCCGCCGGCGCCATCGCCCGGGCGATCCATGCCGAGAACGAGGTGCGGACCGCAGGGGACGAGCCCCCGGTGCGGATCCGCATCGGGCTGCACTCCGGCACCGTCGTGGTCGGCAATATCGGGGCGCCGGGCCGGGTCAACTACACCCTGGTCGGCGAACCGGTGAACGTCGCCAACCGGATCGAGCAGCTCGGCAAGGAGGTCGATCCAACGGCCGAGATCGTCGCTCTGGCCAGCGACGTCACGGTGACCGACGCCGGCGGCCCGCCCGCCGACGCGCAGAGCCTCGGCGAGCGCGCCCTGCGCGGGGTGTCCCATCCGATCCGCGTCTGGCGGCTGCGCTGACCGCTCAGACGTCCAGCCGGCGCCCCGCCTCGCTGGACGCGTAGGCGGCCTCCACCAGCTCCATGTTGCGCAGATAGGCGCGGCCCTCGTTCTGAGCCGGCGTACCGGCGCGCCAGGCCTCGACGATATGGGCGTTGGTGGCGAACACGCTGTCGCCGCCGAAGCCCCGGTTCTCCCAGGCATAGGCGTGCTCGGCCTCGGCCCCGCCATGGGGCTTCCAGTAGAGCCGGCCGGCGCCGTCGAGGCGCAGCACGCCGCCCTCCCCCTCCAGCCACATCTCGCCCATGGTCAGCCGGGTGTTGTCGGCCACGTGGTCGTTCAGCCGGTTGCCGTCGACCAGGCCGGTGCTCCCGCTCTCGAAGCCCAGCAGGATGTAGCCCGCATCCTCGCCGGCGAGCACCGGATTGATCCGCCGCAGGTCCGCGTAGAGCGTCACCGGCTCGCCCATCAGCATCCGGAAGGTGTCGATCAGATGCACGACGGTCTCGTGCACCAGGAACCGCGTCATCTGCTGGAAATAGGGCTGGCGGTCGAGATAGGCGCGCGGCCCCTGCCCGTCCCCCGGCCGCATCCGGAAGGCGACCGAGTGCAGCCGGCCGAACCGGCCGCCGTCGATCGCCCGCCGGGCCTCGCGGAACCAGGGCTGGAAGCGGAAGTTCTCGTGCACCGCCAGCCGGATCCCGGCGGCCTCCGCGTCGTCCACCAGCCGCCGGGCGGCCTCCAGGTCC
It includes:
- a CDS encoding Gfo/Idh/MocA family oxidoreductase; translated protein: MTDRIAIVGCGYFAAFHHEAWTRIPGARVVAVCDREPARAEAVRARHHPEARVFDDVARMLDETGPSLVDIVTPPATHAPLVALCAARGIDVICQKPLAPDLEAARRLVDDAEAAGIRLAVHENFRFQPWFREARRAIDGGRFGRLHSVAFRMRPGDGQGPRAYLDRQPYFQQMTRFLVHETVVHLIDTFRMLMGEPVTLYADLRRINPVLAGEDAGYILLGFESGSTGLVDGNRLNDHVADNTRLTMGEMWLEGEGGVLRLDGAGRLYWKPHGGAEAEHAYAWENRGFGGDSVFATNAHIVEAWRAGTPAQNEGRAYLRNMELVEAAYASSEAGRRLDV